One segment of Syngnathus typhle isolate RoL2023-S1 ecotype Sweden linkage group LG9, RoL_Styp_1.0, whole genome shotgun sequence DNA contains the following:
- the ildr1b gene encoding immunoglobulin-like domain-containing receptor 1b produces MGNMMPVTLLLLVVYLPTELLCIQVIVPESERSTMLFASVILRCDFSTSANLQDVLVTWRFKSFCKDPILEYYSTSYQAALQLGQDPANDCPDRQRTIRTVVQKRGLNEPILGAEYRNRKITVQNKADLVITEVMWWDNGVYFCTIDATGDTTGDSDREVKLIVYHWLTVLLIILGALLLIMLLCICCCQCCPQKCCCYVRCPCCPKTCCCPEKAVMQHRMLREAKRAMAPWIHGQPIYAPISSNNSVQGVPMLYSGSFSDPGKQNFAMAPMQLSPVMLPQQAAPPHHLNGSATGGSLQSNRHVLDYLENQVRGLDVQMHPVQDVPPRVVQPQPQPSIVPYTPGPPSMLSALDEMGVRGTERRVITLPPIIQCVPSFSARRGPRGGGPDSGGIRFSSQSSGSTNPSGRAVQQRRYRDHSPRRGILREYSDDSDWERRQGRGNHLTRREQSRVGSRPRTHSRDDLMEELRSRNTRRERSLSPPRRKGSWSSDEDDSGRRRAARGRDWLEKPPSYSSVESQYGHDNRRNLIRLSDRSSRSNPSVVI; encoded by the exons ATGGGAAATATGATGCCTGTGACGCTGTTGCTGCTGGTGGTTTACCTTCCAACAG AGCTGCTGTGCATCCAGGTGATTGTTCCAGAGTCGGAAAGAAGTACCATGTTGTTTGCATCTGTGATCCTTCGCTGCGATTTCTCCACTTCTGCAAATCTCCAGGATGTGCTGGTTACCTGGAGATTTAAATCCTTCTGTAAAGATCCCATTCTGGAGTACTACTCCACAA GCTACCAGGCCGCCCTCCAGCTGGGTCAGGACCCAGCCAACGACTGCCCGGACCGCCAGCGTACAATCCGTACTGTGGTCCAAAAGCGAGGCCTCAATGAGCCTATTCTGGGCGCTGAATACCGGAACCGCAAAATTACCGTTCAAAACA AGGCTGACCTGGTCATCACGGAGGTGATGTGGTGGGACAACGGTGTGTACTTCTGCACCATTGATGCCACCGGCGACACAACGGGTGACTCGGATCGAGAAGTTAAACTCATCGTGTATC ACTGGTTGACGGTGCTGCTAATCATCTTGGGCGCCCTGCTGCTCATCATGCTATTGTGCATATGTTGCTGTCAGTGCTGCCCGCAGAAGTGCTGCTGCTACGTGCGCTGCCCTTGCTGTCCCAAGACCTGCTGCTGCCCAGAAAAAG CTGTGATGCAACACAGGATGCTGCGTGAGGCCAAGAGAGCCATGGCGCCCTGGATCCACGGCCAACCCATTTACGCTCCCATCAGCTCCAACAACTCCGTCCAGGGCGTCCCTATGTTGTATTCAG GTTCATTCTCGGATCCTGGCAAACAGAACTTTGCCATGGCGCCCATGCAGCTGTCCCCCGTGATGCTTCCGCAGCAAGCCGCCCCTCCACACCACCTGAACGGCAGTGCTACAGGAGGCAGCCTCCAGAGCAACCGACACGTGTTGGATTACCTGGAGAACCAGGTGAGGGGGCTGGATGTGCAGATGCATCCTGTTCAGGATGTGCCCCCACGAGTGGTTCAGCCCCAGCCACAGCCTTCCATTGTGCCTTACACACCCGGCCCCCCCAGCATGCTGTCAGCGCTCGATGAGATGGGCGTAAGGGGCACAGAGAGAAGGGTGATCACGCTGCCCCCTATCATCCAGTGTGTTCCCAGCTTCTCGGCCCGCAGGGGACCCCGAGGTGGAGGGCCAGACAGTGGGGGGATACGGTTCTCTAGCCAGTCCAGCGGTAGTACCAACCCCTCTGGAAGGGCCGTACAACAACGCAGATATAGAGACCATTCTCCAAGGCGGGGGATCTTGCGCGAGTACAGCGACGACTCCGACTGGGAGAGGAGGCAAGGAAGAGGAAACCACCTCACCCGGAGGGAGCAGAGCCGTGTCGGGTCCAGGCCTCGGACCCACAGCCGCGATGATCTGATGGAAGAGCTGCGGAGCAGAAACACGCGGAGGGAGAGGAGTTTATCGCCTCCACGCCGCAAAGGCTCCTGGAGCTCGGACGAAGATGACAGCGGCAGGCGAAGGGCGGCTAGAGGGAGGGATTGGCTTGAGAAGCCCCCCAGCTACTCCTCGGTGGAGAGCCAATATGGACACGACAACCGCAGGAACCTCATCCGTCTTTCT GATCGGAGCTCCCGTAGCAATCCCAGCGTAGTCATCTGA